A part of Chroicocephalus ridibundus unplaced genomic scaffold, bChrRid1.1 SCAFFOLD_301, whole genome shotgun sequence genomic DNA contains:
- the LOC134509170 gene encoding feather keratin Cos2-3-like, with translation MSCYNQCQPCCPPCQPCGPTPLANSCNEPCVRQCQNSCVVIEPSPVVVTLPGPILSSFPQNTVVGSSTSAAVGSILSCDGVPINSGCCDLSCITSRYCGNRCQPC, from the coding sequence atgtcctgctacaaccagtgccagccctgctgcccgccctgccagccctgtggccccaccccgctggccaacagctgcaatgagccctgtgtcaggcagtgccagaactcctgcgtcgtcatcgagccctcccccgtggtggtgaccctgcccggccccatcctcagctccttcccgcagaacaccgttgtgggatcctccacctctgctgccgttggcagcatcctcagctgtgacggagtgcccatcaactctggctgctgcgacctctcctgcattaccagccgctactgtggcaacagatgtcagccctgctaa
- the LOC134509168 gene encoding feather keratin Cos2-3-like, whose product MSCYNQCQPCCPPCQPCCPTPLANSCNEPCVRQCQNSCVVIEPSPVVVTLPGPILSSFPQNTVVGSSTSAAVGSILSCDGVPINSGCCDLSCITSRYCGNRCQPC is encoded by the coding sequence atgtcctgctacaaccagtgccagccctgctgcccgccctgccagccctgctgcccgaccccgctggccaacagctgcaatgagccctgcgtcaggcagtgccagaactcctgcgtcgtcatcgagccctcccccgtggtggtgaccctgcccggccccatcctcagctccttcccgcagaacaccgttgtgggatcctccacctctgctgccgttggcagcatcctcagctgtgacggagtgcccatcaactctggctgctgcgacctctcctgcattaccagccgctactgtggcaacagatgtcagccctgctaa
- the LOC134509172 gene encoding feather keratin Cos2-3-like: MSCYNRCQPCQPCCPTPLANSCNEPCVRQCQNSCVVIEPSPVVVTLPGPILSSFPQNTVVGSSTSAAVGSILSCQGVPINSGCCDLSCLSSRYCGRTCLPC; the protein is encoded by the coding sequence atgtcctgctacaaccggtgccagccctgccagccctgctgcccgaccccgctggccaacagctgcaatgagccctgtgtcaggcagtgccagaactcctgcgtcgtcatcgagccctcccccgtggtggtgaccctgcccggccccatcctcagctccttcccgcagaacaccgttgtgggatcctccacctccgctgccgttggcagcatcctcagctgtcagggagtgcccatcaactctggctgctgcgacctctcctgccTTAGCAGCCGCTACTGTGGGAGAACATgcctgccctgctaa